One window of the Shewanella cyperi genome contains the following:
- a CDS encoding HvfA family oxazolone/thioamide-modified RiPP metallophore, with amino-acid sequence MSSVKKTAVAVALGTVVVGAAFAAQANANPFGFEEMQAGYQLVGDEGKGGEGKAKEGKCGEAKCGADMKAKEGKCGEGKKAKEGKCGDDMKAKEGKCGGDMKAKEGKCGDDMKAKEGKCGGDMKAKEGKCGEDMKRSAEGMEHSMEGKAGAEANKAKAKEGHCGSAKSKEGHCGGKH; translated from the coding sequence ATGAGTTCAGTAAAGAAAACCGCAGTAGCAGTAGCCCTGGGTACCGTCGTTGTGGGTGCGGCATTTGCTGCCCAAGCCAACGCCAATCCCTTTGGCTTTGAGGAAATGCAGGCGGGTTACCAACTGGTTGGTGATGAAGGCAAGGGTGGCGAAGGTAAGGCCAAAGAAGGCAAATGCGGTGAAGCCAAATGCGGCGCCGACATGAAGGCCAAAGAAGGCAAGTGTGGCGAAGGCAAGAAGGCCAAAGAAGGCAAGTGCGGCGATGACATGAAAGCCAAAGAAGGCAAGTGCGGCGGCGACATGAAGGCCAAAGAAGGCAAGTGTGGCGATGACATGAAAGCCAAAGAAGGCAAGTGCGGCGGCGACATGAAAGCCAAAGAAGGCAAATGCGGTGAAGATATGAAGCGCAGTGCCGAAGGTATGGAGCACAGCATGGAAGGTAAGGCCGGTGCCGAAGCCAACAAAGCCAAGGCCAAAGAAGGTCATTGCGGCAGCGCCAAGAGCAAGGAAGGTCACTGCGGCGGCAAGCACTGA
- a CDS encoding tRNA-dihydrouridine synthase, with the protein MRIILAPMEGVVDHLMREILSAINPYDLLVTEFVRVVDQLLPEKVYYRLCPELLQGGTTRAGTPVRVQILGQEPGWMAENAARAVALGSKGVDANFGCPAKMVNRSKGGAVLLQYPELIHDIVKAMRDAVPDTQPVTAKIRLGYEDKSLFMENALAVYEAGATELAIHARSKVDGYKPPAYWEYITEVRERLPIPVIANGEIWSREDAERCMQVTGCDSIMIGRGAISLPNLAATIKDCVSPYNWEQTLGLMLDYTAQELSGHKSDYYPARIKQWFSYLNRQYPEADALFRELRIHKTTDAIVAELQSAQAKLHQAG; encoded by the coding sequence GTGCGAATAATTCTGGCCCCGATGGAAGGGGTGGTTGACCATCTGATGCGGGAAATACTGTCCGCCATCAATCCCTATGATTTGCTGGTGACCGAATTCGTGCGCGTGGTGGATCAATTACTGCCGGAGAAAGTCTATTACCGCCTTTGTCCCGAACTGCTGCAGGGCGGTACTACCCGGGCCGGAACGCCGGTCAGGGTGCAGATCCTGGGGCAGGAACCGGGTTGGATGGCTGAAAATGCCGCCCGGGCCGTGGCCTTGGGTTCCAAAGGGGTGGATGCCAACTTTGGCTGCCCCGCCAAAATGGTCAACCGCAGTAAGGGCGGTGCCGTATTGCTGCAATATCCGGAGCTTATTCACGACATAGTCAAGGCCATGCGCGATGCCGTACCCGACACGCAGCCGGTGACGGCCAAGATCCGCCTGGGCTATGAAGACAAATCACTGTTTATGGAAAACGCCCTCGCCGTCTATGAGGCCGGCGCCACCGAGCTGGCTATCCACGCCCGCAGCAAGGTTGACGGTTATAAGCCACCGGCTTATTGGGAATACATCACCGAAGTGCGTGAACGCCTGCCGATCCCTGTCATAGCCAACGGAGAAATCTGGAGCCGTGAAGATGCCGAGCGCTGCATGCAGGTCACGGGCTGTGACAGCATCATGATTGGCCGGGGCGCAATATCCCTGCCCAACCTGGCAGCCACCATTAAGGACTGTGTTTCACCCTACAATTGGGAGCAAACCCTGGGGTTGATGCTCGACTACACGGCCCAGGAACTCAGTGGTCACAAGAGCGACTATTATCCGGCCCGTATCAAACAGTGGTTCAGTTATCTCAACCGCCAATATCCCGAGGCCGATGCCCTGTTCCGCGAGCTGCGGATCCATAAAACCACCGATGCCATAGTGGCAGAGTTGCAATCGGCACAGGCAAAACTGCATCAGGCCGGATAA